One region of Peribacillus simplex genomic DNA includes:
- a CDS encoding NAD(P)/FAD-dependent oxidoreductase: protein MKYDVVVIGGGPSGLMAAIAAGEKGAHVLLVDKGEKLGRKLAISGGGRCNVTNRLSIDEIIQHIPGNGRFLYSAFSEFNNEDIIQFFEKLGVALKEEDHGRMFPVNDKAQSVVDALLTRLSNLKVTTYKNSPVAEVLYEHGKTSGVRLKDGQTIDTDAVVIAVGGKSVPHTGSTGDGYAWAKKAGHTITELFPTEVPVLSHETFIKDRTLQGLALRDVSLSVLNPKGKALITHQMDMLFTHFGVSGPAVLRCSQFVVKAMKKWNLSEVTMKLDALPDRNKEEVFQDIMKEIKAEPKKAIKNTLKGLVPERYLHFLLERSGIDLQEQGATISNEKIRRFAELCKDFQFGVHGTQPLEKAFVTGGGVSVKEIHPKEMASKIMDGLYFCGEILDIHGYTGGYNITSALVTGRLAGMNAAMYARS, encoded by the coding sequence TTGAAATATGATGTAGTGGTAATTGGCGGCGGTCCTTCCGGATTGATGGCAGCAATTGCAGCCGGGGAAAAAGGTGCCCATGTATTGTTAGTGGATAAAGGCGAGAAGCTTGGAAGGAAACTTGCAATCTCGGGCGGCGGACGCTGCAACGTGACGAACAGGCTCTCCATCGATGAAATCATTCAGCATATCCCTGGAAACGGGCGATTTCTATACAGTGCTTTCTCAGAATTCAACAATGAAGACATTATTCAATTCTTTGAAAAATTGGGTGTGGCTCTAAAAGAAGAGGACCATGGCCGGATGTTCCCAGTTAACGATAAAGCACAGAGTGTCGTGGATGCCCTACTGACGCGCCTGTCGAATTTAAAGGTTACGACTTATAAGAACTCACCAGTTGCCGAAGTTCTCTATGAACATGGAAAAACAAGCGGGGTCCGGTTAAAAGATGGACAGACCATTGACACAGATGCAGTCGTGATTGCTGTCGGCGGAAAATCAGTTCCTCACACCGGTTCAACCGGGGATGGCTACGCATGGGCTAAAAAGGCGGGGCATACGATTACCGAATTGTTCCCAACTGAAGTTCCCGTACTTAGCCATGAAACATTCATTAAAGATCGAACACTTCAAGGCCTTGCACTTCGGGATGTTTCATTGAGTGTCCTCAACCCAAAAGGCAAGGCCCTGATCACACACCAAATGGATATGCTCTTCACCCATTTCGGCGTCTCCGGTCCAGCTGTTCTAAGGTGCAGCCAATTCGTCGTGAAGGCGATGAAAAAATGGAACCTATCGGAAGTGACAATGAAACTCGATGCCCTTCCCGACCGAAACAAGGAAGAGGTCTTTCAAGACATCATGAAAGAAATCAAAGCCGAACCGAAAAAAGCCATTAAAAATACGTTAAAAGGATTAGTTCCTGAACGATACCTTCACTTTCTGCTTGAGCGAAGCGGCATCGATCTTCAAGAACAAGGAGCGACGATATCAAATGAAAAAATCCGCCGCTTTGCTGAACTATGCAAGGACTTCCAATTTGGAGTGCATGGCACCCAGCCGCTAGAAAAAGCCTTCGTCACGGGGGGCGGCGTATCCGTCAAGGAAATCCACCCAAAAGAAATGGCATCCAAAATAATGGATGGCCTGTATTTTTGCGGTGAAATTCTGGATATACACGGATA